The window ATCCGCAATAATTTAAAAGCCGTTTTCACATCTTTTACTTTATTCATCGGAACGGATTTAGTTAGTTAGCGTTAGTAAAAATCTTGATTTTTGAATTAAATTTTAATGGAATGAATAAAATTGAATACGTTTCATTGCACTAATCATTTCGTGAGGATAAATCTTGAAAGCGAAAAGCCTAAACTTAAAGAATTAATGAATAACCAAAAACATTCACATGGTTCAAACTGCTTTTAGAATAAAAACGTATTTATTTAGAATCTGACCATCTTAAATAAACAAACgggcagaaaaaaataattatatatatagtGACATATTGTGACGGCGCATTTATCTCTAGATTCGGTGACgtggcttctttttttatctttcCATTAAAATAAACTTCTGCGCCGCTCACATTGTAACTTGTTATAAACTTGACATATTTCTCTTTTGTCAGTGTTTCAACATGAACACCTGCTACATGAGCGCGCCTGACATGAGCGGCACAGGCCACATAAACGCGCACTACCTGAACCCGGTGGTCAACCACTCCTCCGTGCCGGCCGCTCTGTCTCATACCTCCGGGTCCATGGTTCCGGCAGGGGTCGGTGTAACCGGCCTGAGCACCGCGCTGCCTCCGTGCATGAGCCCCCTCAGCCCACCGCCGTACGGAACCATCCCGGTAGCGAACCCGGTGTTCGGGCAGACCTGCAGACCCAGGGACCAGAAAGCGCACCGGCGGAGCTACACGCACACCAAGCCGCCGTACTCGTACATCTCTCTGATCACCATGGCCATTCAGCAGTCCGATAGCAAGATGCTGACCTTGAACGAGATCTACCAGTGGATCATGGACCTGTTTCCTTTCTACCGGCAGAACCAGCCGCGTTGGCAGAACTCCATCCGACACTCGCTGTCCTTTAACGATTGTTTCATTAAGGTGCCTCGATTACCGGACAAACCGGGAAAGGGTTCCTTCTGGGCCCTCCACCCGGACTCGGGGAACATGTTTGAGAACGGCTGTTACCTCCGGCGGCAGAGACGCTTCAAGTGTGAGAAAAAGCCCGGTTCAGGTGACCGGGAGGAGGCGAGGAATCCGGACTCGGACGCTGGATCGGGCTCGAGGAGCAGCGGCTCGGACTCCCCGCAGTGCTCCTCTCCAACGCCATCAACCGATCGAGCTGTCGGGCTGGACGCCAAACCGAACCGGGAAGAATCGCTGCCCTCCGGCCCGTTTCGCGTCCCCTCGTTAGCGCACAGCCAGAACCTGTTCGCGACCCAGCAGCACccgctcctgctgcaggagcccGCACACCCCAGGATCGAGCAGCACCACCCGCAGCACTACTTCGACCACCCGTTCTCCATCAACAGCATCATGTCTGAGCCGCAGCATTATAAATTCTCTCCGGAGGCCATGTACGGAGCCTACGAGTGCCCGGTATCGGCGGCCAAACCGGGCCTGGAGCCGCCAGCTGGAGCCGACAGCAGCTACCAGCGCGGGGTGTTCAGCAGGCCGTCGTGAGCGGGCCTGCGGCACCAGCGGTGGTTTTCTACATGTGCGAAGACAGAAAACATTTCTAGCAACGCTTCTGTCCTTTTCTGATAAATAAATGGGTCTCATTTCTGAAAAGTTGCCTTTAATGGATCAAAAATATCCGCATGAATGACAGATCCATCACATGTCGAACTTTGCAGTTTCCATAGAAACGTTAAagcaaatacagaaaaaaaacacagaaaaatgaatCATTTGACAGTAAAAGTCTGGAGTTTATATGACTCTTTGATGGTTTCCTGAATTTATCTTCCTGGTTTCCAGCTGACAGAAGATGATTGAGATTAAATAATGAGGTCAGACTGTTTTGAGTTGCTGCTGATTTATTAAAGCGTAAGAAACTTCTATTGTCTCTGTAACTTAGAAAGTCTCCGACGTTATACATGTtgctgccctttgacctctgagcTCAAACTAGGTTTCAGTAATAAACCTGAAAGAGTTCCAAAACTAGAGGTCTAATTCTTCCATGTGAGAAGAGGAATTCCTCCATCAGCTTAGGTATCAAACATTGCAAACCATCCAAAGTGtccttctctcttcctcatGGTCACATATCAAAGGTTTTTAAAGTCTATCGGCTGTGCTGAATAATCGTGACCTGAGCAGATCCACGTACGAGAGGTTCCTCCTGACTCCTGAACTGCAGCATGAAGCTGGCGTTAGCATGAATGAGACAGGTTTCACCCATTGAGGCTTCGCGTCATCACGTCTCTGCTCCCTGATGTCGTACTCTTGAAGATGCACTAGATGCTCCTCGGCCCCTGTAGATAATAAATAATTCTGGTTAATAAAAACAGCCGAGAATGAAGGTGAAGAGTCAGGAAGCTTTTGACTGAGCTGTGTGCGGCTCTTTAACATCTGACACctccagctgatgtttccacatctgacccAGCAGAAACAGGAGTGATCAGGGGCCTGATTACCATGGGCCCATCTGAGCCACCTGGATCAATCACAGGCTTCCTTCAGCGGATCAATGAGGAGGGTCTGCAGTTCAGAACATCATGTTTGCTTTGAATTAAgactgaaacacaaagaaatggatGACAAGATCTTCATTCAGCACAAAGTTAGcttaaaattaaatgaaaggGTTCACAGATAAAGCCCAGAGAAAAGACGAGAGCAGTCCCTCCCCACAGCTGGAACAACTCCTGCACAACTGGATTTCTTTAAATCAGGAGGTTCTGTGGAGAAATCACATCGTTGCTAGAGAACGTCAGCAGAAATTCATATTTTCTCGTCTGACTGGAGGTTTCAGGGGGGATTTAAATCTTCAGGTGAAAATAAGTGATTGAACATTCAAATCTCCCATCATCCGTTTCCACGTGTGATGAGTCAGTTCAGCTTCTCGGAGATGCTGAAGCTTCAGGACAAAAATCCGTCGTAGATAAACAGCAGTTTTCTTTCATGGGCGTCTACAATGACGCTTTCTGAAGGTGAAAGGAGCTTAAGTGTCAATCTGGATGCTGTTCAGCCCCCCCTGGAGGGCCACCCAGAGAGTTGTGGCTCTGGGAGATCGGGGTGGGGATGGGGAGGGACTGGAGGGGCAATGGTCAACTACAGCTAAACGTCACATTTATTGGCCCAAGTGGCTTCATTCCCTCACGTCTGGACCCTCGGGCCTGACCTTCGTGGTTGGACCTTCCACGTGCAGCATCAAGCAGTCAAACAGCCAAAGAGGTCAGCTGACAGGCCAAGCCTGGTCGGACATAGTCCGGACCGGGCCCACAGCAGGACCGCATCTGATACACCACCTTGATTCATGGGAACGCCGCAGCTCTGCCTTTGTGGCTGCTCCTCCACTGAGCAAATACTCCAAACTGTTCAGTCCCCGCCggccttttctctcctccagcacatTGTTTCTGCCCTCACATTTCTTTCATGGTGCAGGAGAGGGGGGATCGCTGCGAGAGCCACTGAGCAAACAGTGGAGAAAGGAGGCTGCCATCTTTACCCTGTTCCCAGGAGAacctgcctttttatttttttatttgagcCCCAAGCTGTCGAACTGAGCCCAGAGTTTGATGTCAGAAAGCTGAATTAATAGCTTTAAGCCAAAGGGGGCTGGCCACCCATCACCAAACAGGCCCTGAAATGTTTTATTGGAGATTATTAAAGCTTTCCCTCGACAACACAGACAAATATTGGGCAGCCAAAagcctccagctctgctttcaCTCCTTTATTGATGGTTTAAAGTGTCCCAGACAAAAAGGAGCTGCCTAACTCGGTGTCATTTACTGATTTGATGGATCATGTCCAGATGATTCTGTTCTTTCCAGAGAGGTTCAGGTAccagaaaaaaaccaaaatacacTCTTTAAACACACCTAAAATAAAGGTGTACTTCATCATTTAAAAGGCTTCTGGATTTGAGTTCTTGGGTCTGTTGTTAACAGAACCCTCGAAACATGACGGATCTTTGTGGGTTCTGTTCATTAAAACCTTTGAAAACTCTGAAAGGTCAGGAGGTTTTGAATGGATGGGTCTGTGGTGTCTCCGTGGAACCCCTGAGAACAGTTCTACTGGAACCAGAAGAAGGACAATCGTGGTcaacagctgctgtttctgaCCCAACAGGTGAAtatgtttgtttctgctgtgatCTGTAGATTATGTCTCcttgttaccatagcaacactCATCAGAAATACTGAAGAACCTGAGAGCAGCGCATAAATGTGACTCCTACGGGGTTAAACATGAGATCAGGCCAGCAAAATAATTTACAAAGTTCCCAAAAATTAAACttgtgtgcacgtctgtgcacgTCATCTCTATCTTCGATTCAATCATGTAattatgtattttaattttaacagAAACGGAGTTTGTCAGAACTTTAGCGCCACCTGTAGGAAGAAATTAAACATCACAGCCTCACTACGGTAAAATCCGCCCACTCCCTGACAAAACAGATAGATTTAGATGTAAAATGTCTATAGTTCCGGTGATTTAATAAATAGTGAACATAACGATAGACTGAGAGGAAGTGATTGAATAATCCATTGGATCCGCTCATTATCTCTCCTTCTGCATTCAGCAGCATGATGTCGTCGGTCTGCATCCAACTGGGAATCTGGGGGAGAAATCCCTCCTAAATCTGAGACTTTGAGGAGTGATGCTGGGTGAGATGGGTCGTCATGGCGACCAGCTGCTGTGTCAGGCCTCCACGCTGAGACTTAATACGGGTAATTTCCTGCCAGGCAAATCGGGTAAATTTAATGCCTGACACTGTGAGCCATGAGAAACGTGCATGTTCAATTAACGTTAATTACCATTAATCACTTAAATGTGAAGAAGAGAATTTGTCGTACATTAAAAGGAAATTATAGCttagaaataaaacagaaaggGCCGTTTTCCATCATGAAGTTGATTATGATGACGTGTGCAATCACTAATTCTTGGCTACCCCTGTTTATAGATTTATATTTATGTTATATTTGGAGAAAACGCAACaaaccttccttttatccaaCACCGCCCCCCTCTGGGCCTTTTCTGCATTACAAGGTATATCTGGCAGGTTTTCTTGAACTTTTAATAaagtattatttttattacattAAGTAAACAAATTATTATTGGTTTCAGCAATCCAGATAATAAGCATAACAACTGTATAAGAGCACAGTTTGATTAGTATTGAATTAAATATTCTGCAGAGCTCACGAATAAATAATAACCCATTAAACAAATATTCTTTGAAAGTAAATAATAGATCTTCTAACCAAAACTGAATTTAATCAACaatcttttttgtatttttttcatttgttgaCAGTCGCTGTCAGATCATCCATCAGGTATTTACTACGTCAACGCGTGGTGTAGTTCATCAGACGGACAACAGGGGGCAATCTGAGCTCAGCTTAGAGCAAAACgctcaaaaatatatttaaaaaaaccaaatcttTAATTTGACTTTTCAAAATATCTCTTGAATTGACTCAAGGTCTCTCTTTTAGTGCCTTAAGTGTCAAAATACTCTTTTTATTAGATGATAAACATATTCACAATTGTAGATGCAATTATTCTCTGATTTTATGCGGATCATTGTTTGACCACTTTAATGTCGCTCCTCTCTCTTtagcacacgtgtgtgtgtgtgtgtgtgtgtgtgtgtgtgtgtgtgttgtcatgaATGTGTAAGTGAGCCTATTGATGACAGCAGTCTAAATACCATGACAACAACCAGCAGCCTCACATGTAtttccactgtgtgtgtgtgtgtgtgtgtgttttgcatccTGCTGGGTGGTCGATCTTTACAAACACACGACGAACTGATCGTCACAAAGACCGCACAGCCTGCACATTTATCCCATTTATTCCAACTGAGCACTTTATAATAGaagcgcgcgcgcgcacacacacacacacacaaatagaaaaaaagagttACACTTTACCTGAATGAAGTTTTCAAATCGATATCGACACCAGCTGTGAGGAGAATAACAGCATCTCTGAGCATAATTATGAGGAAGTAAAAGAAATATTCATTGAAACATTATTTAACAAATAGAATGTTGTGGCccagcaggatggagggatgaaccaGCACCAGAAACTGTTGTTCTTCACAACGTAAGGGAATAAATATTTCTAAacccttttgttttctctctgtatTCCTTGATCAAAAGTTCAATCATATTTATTAGACACTTCAGCAGATTTAAGAGCAATAAAGTTTCTTGATTTGAATGTCTGTTCCCGGCTAAATTAATCCTCAAATTATTAAAACACACCACATATTCGGCAAAACTGCATAAAGTTTTCAGCAGTAGCTAATCAATAACTATATCATAGCGTTAAAAACTAAAAGTAACCGGGTGGCGAATTAGTCATATATTCGCGAccggcgccacctgctggtggacatGAGGAGTTCAGGTCCTCGAGAGTAAAAGAGCAAGAAAAGAatcaaaaaagagaagaataaaAGACAGATTAAGCCACATGATCTCACAgagcgcgtgcgtgtgtccCATCAATTTCTCAGAGTAGTTTAGAAGAGGTTTCTAAAGAATAAAATACTTGAATCCTATTTTCGCCCTTTTAGTGCAGGAATGATGAAACGATTCTGTTTGTTCCGCAAGTGTGAAAGTGTGAATAATCTTTCACTTTAGTGCTCCATCACTTAAACCTTCACCTCCTCCGaatctcctccttcctttccttcaaCACTTGACCCTTCAGAACCCTCCAGGACCCTACAGGACGCGCCCCCGGACTTTAAAGATGGGCGGAGGAGTCGAGGCAGCTCCGTCTGCTCCGCCTCGCCCTCATTGATGGACCGGAACCCGCCGCAGTCTCCACTTAAACCGCGGAAGGTCCCGGAACTTTCCTCACTTTTGTCCCCGCTTAACGCGCGTCATGTCTGCGAAAACTGGATTCTCGGTTCGTGACATTCTGGAAATGCCGAaccagaggagggggggcggttCTGGGACCAGAAAGTCGGAAGAGGACGAgacagaggaggctgcagagacGGGGGAGGTGCAGAACCTGAGATTTATGGGCCGGAGTTTAACCGAGCGCGACAGGTGGATCCGCGAATCCGGTAATCTGCCCCAGAAccttccatccacccatccatcatccatccatccatccatcatccatccatccatctgaagGTGTTGATGGTTTATTCCCCtctagaaaaaaaatgttttccagcagcatctttctgttcttgtcttttggGTCCAGTCTGTTTAGAGTAATCGGATTTCTCCTCCCGTCTCCCTGTAGTTCAGGCTCTGTCCCCGGAGTCCACAAGCGAGTTCAGACCTCCTGGACTCCGGACAGAGGGGGCCCCTGTCGCGGTCCGCAGCCCAGCGCAGAAGAGCCGCGGCCGGAAGCGGCGCGTCCTCTTCTCCAAGGCGCAGACCTTCGAACTGGAGCGGCGCTTCCGGCAGCAGCGCTACCTGTCCGCCCCGGAGAGGGAACACCTGGCTGGGCTCATCCGTCTCACCCCGAACCAGGTgaagatctggttccagaaccacCGCTACAAGATGAAGCGGGCCCGCGGGGGGCAGAACCTGGACGCGCTTCAGCTGCTGCCGCCCCGCAGCGTCGCCATCCCGATCCTGGTGCGGGAGGGGAAGCGGTTTGACAGACTGACAGCGCAGGACCTGGAGGCGACGCTCAGGTCCGGCCTGGGTCTGCCTCTGTGCACCTTCTCCCCTCTGCTGCACCCCGGGTTCGGGCCGGAACAGGCCGGGCCGCCGGGGGTGCAGCAGCTGGCGCACATGCCGCCGTGGAGCTGGTGAAGCAGGCGCGTCCCCGGAGGACACGAACAGCCAAGTCCACGTTAGAAATGTCTTATTCACGCACTGAAATAAAAAGACACGTCCATGTTTTGGGCGGAGATGCGGCCTGTCGGGAACATTATCGTCCGTAGGTATTTAAAGCATGAGAACATTTgcagcagccagaaactcctgattACTTATTTAAATGGTTTCTGTCTTTTTGGTGACGTCACGGTGTTGCTGTTGGTTTTAACGACGAGACGAACGTCGAAAACTTTCTCACAATCTGTCAGAAAAGACGAAAAAACCTCACTTTCTCGTgggttgtgtgttttctgtcactTTAATTGTTACGttttatacatttatttataaccTTGAGCACTCAGATGATTTGTAAGCTGGATATTTATGGTTTGAATAAAGGTTTTTGTGTCTGACATCATTTGATCCTGCAGCAGTATTGATGGGAGATGTGACCGACGTTTAACATTTAACATCGTCATTTGCATCAAATTTCAACTAAAATttcaagaagagaaaaaaataacgTCTATTTACAACATTAAATGTGTGGATTTGTCAGAATTTGAATCCCTGTTGGAATGTGGTGACTTTCATACTTTTACATTTACagtgattttattattttattctgaaTTTGTCCAACTGTCACTGATCTGAGAGCAGCACAAATATCCATAAGGTTTTATTTACCTTTGAGGTTCGGCAGGAATGAAGGAGGcgatgaaggagaagaaaaatcagAGGATGTGCAAAAATAAATCACTCACTTTTGTGAGCTGAAGGTTTGATTCAGCTTcattaagtgttttttttttaaaatgtcaattatCCGCAGCAGATTCACGCACACCCCTGTCCCTGCGGgggtgcgcgtgtgcgtgtgcctgtcggtgtgttgctgtgtgccAGAGGTCAGCTCATCTGAGAGGATGATGCTGGGGGTCAAAGCTTTGACAGTTATTCAGCGAGgatgagaaaagaagaagaaaaggatgaaGCGGCAGAAGAAGCGCGGAGAGATTATCGGACtaatctgctgcttttatttctttcactTTACAGAAACTTCAATTATTCATGTGGCAGAAATAATCCGGGTCAAAACATTTATATGAAGGCGGTCGGCGTCCGTCTTTTACAttcatggaaataaaaaaaagacattgaaTTTTTTGTAACCATATAATAGTCAATAGATGAACTGAAATTcggattaaaaaaatatcaaatgtgaTTCTTAATTGTTTGAATGTTAGAAGCAAAATTCCCCTCTAATAAATGGTGGAATAAAGCCTttcagagagaaagaagaaaagattaTTGTTGTCACACAGCAGTGT of the Takifugu flavidus isolate HTHZ2018 chromosome 19, ASM371156v2, whole genome shotgun sequence genome contains:
- the LOC130515982 gene encoding hepatocyte nuclear factor 3-beta-like, whose protein sequence is MLSAVKMEGHELPEWSGGGYYGDSECFNMNTCYMSAPDMSGTGHINAHYLNPVVNHSSVPAALSHTSGSMVPAGVGVTGLSTALPPCMSPLSPPPYGTIPVANPVFGQTCRPRDQKAHRRSYTHTKPPYSYISLITMAIQQSDSKMLTLNEIYQWIMDLFPFYRQNQPRWQNSIRHSLSFNDCFIKVPRLPDKPGKGSFWALHPDSGNMFENGCYLRRQRRFKCEKKPGSGDREEARNPDSDAGSGSRSSGSDSPQCSSPTPSTDRAVGLDAKPNREESLPSGPFRVPSLAHSQNLFATQQHPLLLQEPAHPRIEQHHPQHYFDHPFSINSIMSEPQHYKFSPEAMYGAYECPVSAAKPGLEPPAGADSSYQRGVFSRPS
- the nkx2.2b gene encoding NK2 homeobox 2b — encoded protein: MSAKTGFSVRDILEMPNQRRGGGSGTRKSEEDETEEAAETGEVQNLRFMGRSLTERDRWIRESVQALSPESTSEFRPPGLRTEGAPVAVRSPAQKSRGRKRRVLFSKAQTFELERRFRQQRYLSAPEREHLAGLIRLTPNQVKIWFQNHRYKMKRARGGQNLDALQLLPPRSVAIPILVREGKRFDRLTAQDLEATLRSGLGLPLCTFSPLLHPGFGPEQAGPPGVQQLAHMPPWSW